The Henckelia pumila isolate YLH828 chromosome 2, ASM3356847v2, whole genome shotgun sequence genome includes a window with the following:
- the LOC140880172 gene encoding uncharacterized protein isoform X4 → MDGRSLKMQTTISKHAFFDLSHVSPLVFLYLLKGCYAYGTCKATVKFRALQKQVHLVLLNNSQAGPATFIACCICIMPVVDSYRDGFSHLVLSALRHFLKLGYCGDDVQKAKLYAAKLFVGFVGGDIHIDEGILIKVVQIFDLNLIDIEKAIPDIHMKENNKMETGKEVVENYVFRLIECQSYLTAVDLLIQFSIREPGDSLLLKMMKCQQFKAAEKWAAFLGKPTLCLLVQECANQKLGQPAYDVIKKYDLRNEFPELYLQGKESSLKKLAEKGVWEIAEARAKCDGHLLEYLVYLAMEAGYSEKVEELCTRYSLEGFSRFKELEVDAFPSRYLQLHELFIEDVIWVDEVHNLRNATCYFEECKVVGVDCEWKPNYVKGSSQNKVSIMQIASEQKVYIFDLIKLHEDVPTVLDECLSSILQSPSILKLGYNFQCDVKQLAHSYGELTCFKYYDMLLDIQNVFKEPRGGLSGLAEKILGTGLNKTRRNSNWEQRPLSQYQTFWLHLVGDTERWNSSP, encoded by the exons ATGGATGGAAGATCTCTAAAGATGCAAACCACCATATCTAAGCATGCATTCTTTGATCTCTCTCATGTTTCTCCTTTGGTGTTCTTATATCTTCTTAAAGGATGTTATGCTTATG GAACATGCAAAGCAACTGTGAAGTTCCGTGCTTTACAGAAACAAGTGCACCTAGTTCTGCTCAACAATTCGCAAGCTGGACCAGCTACTTTTATTGCTTGTTGCATCTGCATAATGCCCGTAGTTGACTCATATCGTGATGGCTTCAGTCATTTGGTACTATCTGCACTTCGCCATTTCCTAAAATTGGGATACTGTGGTGACGATGTGCAGAAGGCAAAACTTTATGCCGCCAAATTGTTTGTGGGTTTTGTTGGTGGTGATATTCATATTGATGAAGGGATTCTAATTAAAGTAGTTCaaatttttgatttaaatttaataGATATTGAGAAAGCTATACCTGATATTCATATGaaggaaaataataaaatggAGACGGGAAAAGAAGTCGTTGAGAATTATGTTTTCAGGTTGATAGAGTGTCAATCGTATTTGACTGCTGTTGATCTGTTGATACAATTTTCTATCCGTGAACCTGGAGACTCATTGCTACTAAAAATGATGAAATGTCAACAATTCAAAGCAGCAGAAAAGTGGGCCGCGTTTTTGGGGAAGCCAACATTGTGCTTGCTTGTTCAGGAATGTGCTAACCAGAAGCTCGGGCAACCTGCTTATGATGTTATAAAGAAATATGATTTGCGTAATGAATTCCCAGAATTATATCTTCAGGGGAAAGAAAG CTCGCTGAAGAAGCTAGCAGAAAAAGGCGTCTGGGAGATAGCAGAGGCTAGAGCAAAGTGTGATGGGCATCTTCTTGAGTATTTG GTTTATTTAGCGATGGAAGCTGGCTATTCTGAAAAGGTTGAAGAGCTTTGTACTCGCTATTCGCTCGAAGGATTCTCGAGGTTCAAAG AACTTGAGGTAGATGCTTTCCCAAGCCGCTATTTGCAACTGCATGAATTATTTATTGAGGATGTGATTTGGGTTGATGAAGTCCATAATTTGCGCAATGCAACTTGCTACTTTGAGGAATGCAAAGTTGTTGGTGTTGACTGTGAATGGAAGCCTAATTATGTAAAGGGGAGCAGTCAAAATAAG GTTTCTATCATGCAAATTGCCTCTGAACAAAAGGTTTACATATTTGACCTGATCAAGCTGCACGAAGATGTTCCAACTGTCCTAGATGAGTGCCTTTCCAGTATATTGCAATCTCCAAGCATTTTAAAACTTG GCTACAATTTCCAGTGCGATGTAAAGCAGCTCGCTCATTCTTATGGAGAATTAACTTGTTTCAAGTACTATGATATGCTACTTGATATCCAGAATGTGTTCAAGGAACCACGTGGTGGACTTTCTGGCCTGGCTGAG AAAATACTGGGAACTGGTTTGAATAAAACGAGACGAAATAGCAACTGGGAGCAGCGGCCTTTAAGCCAGTATCAG ACATTCTGGCTTCATTTGGTTGGTGATACTGAAAGATGGAACTCTTCCCCATG A
- the LOC140880172 gene encoding uncharacterized protein isoform X3 produces MLMRTCKATVKFRALQKQVHLVLLNNSQAGPATFIACCICIMPVVDSYRDGFSHLVLSALRHFLKLGYCGDDVQKAKLYAAKLFVGFVGGDIHIDEGILIKVVQIFDLNLIDIEKAIPDIHMKENNKMETGKEVVENYVFRLIECQSYLTAVDLLIQFSIREPGDSLLLKMMKCQQFKAAEKWAAFLGKPTLCLLVQECANQKLGQPAYDVIKKYDLRNEFPELYLQGKESSLKKLAEKGVWEIAEARAKCDGHLLEYLVYLAMEAGYSEKVEELCTRYSLEGFSRFKELEVDAFPSRYLQLHELFIEDVIWVDEVHNLRNATCYFEECKVVGVDCEWKPNYVKGSSQNKVSIMQIASEQKVYIFDLIKLHEDVPTVLDECLSSILQSPSILKLGYNFQCDVKQLAHSYGELTCFKYYDMLLDIQNVFKEPRGGLSGLAEKILGTGLNKTRRNSNWEQRPLSQYQIEYAALDAAVLLHIFRHVGSHTSPAGAPDGHAKIEWKSYIVWILDNFSVHICVHMHMSVFLPLVCISIC; encoded by the exons ATGCTCATGA GAACATGCAAAGCAACTGTGAAGTTCCGTGCTTTACAGAAACAAGTGCACCTAGTTCTGCTCAACAATTCGCAAGCTGGACCAGCTACTTTTATTGCTTGTTGCATCTGCATAATGCCCGTAGTTGACTCATATCGTGATGGCTTCAGTCATTTGGTACTATCTGCACTTCGCCATTTCCTAAAATTGGGATACTGTGGTGACGATGTGCAGAAGGCAAAACTTTATGCCGCCAAATTGTTTGTGGGTTTTGTTGGTGGTGATATTCATATTGATGAAGGGATTCTAATTAAAGTAGTTCaaatttttgatttaaatttaataGATATTGAGAAAGCTATACCTGATATTCATATGaaggaaaataataaaatggAGACGGGAAAAGAAGTCGTTGAGAATTATGTTTTCAGGTTGATAGAGTGTCAATCGTATTTGACTGCTGTTGATCTGTTGATACAATTTTCTATCCGTGAACCTGGAGACTCATTGCTACTAAAAATGATGAAATGTCAACAATTCAAAGCAGCAGAAAAGTGGGCCGCGTTTTTGGGGAAGCCAACATTGTGCTTGCTTGTTCAGGAATGTGCTAACCAGAAGCTCGGGCAACCTGCTTATGATGTTATAAAGAAATATGATTTGCGTAATGAATTCCCAGAATTATATCTTCAGGGGAAAGAAAG CTCGCTGAAGAAGCTAGCAGAAAAAGGCGTCTGGGAGATAGCAGAGGCTAGAGCAAAGTGTGATGGGCATCTTCTTGAGTATTTG GTTTATTTAGCGATGGAAGCTGGCTATTCTGAAAAGGTTGAAGAGCTTTGTACTCGCTATTCGCTCGAAGGATTCTCGAGGTTCAAAG AACTTGAGGTAGATGCTTTCCCAAGCCGCTATTTGCAACTGCATGAATTATTTATTGAGGATGTGATTTGGGTTGATGAAGTCCATAATTTGCGCAATGCAACTTGCTACTTTGAGGAATGCAAAGTTGTTGGTGTTGACTGTGAATGGAAGCCTAATTATGTAAAGGGGAGCAGTCAAAATAAG GTTTCTATCATGCAAATTGCCTCTGAACAAAAGGTTTACATATTTGACCTGATCAAGCTGCACGAAGATGTTCCAACTGTCCTAGATGAGTGCCTTTCCAGTATATTGCAATCTCCAAGCATTTTAAAACTTG GCTACAATTTCCAGTGCGATGTAAAGCAGCTCGCTCATTCTTATGGAGAATTAACTTGTTTCAAGTACTATGATATGCTACTTGATATCCAGAATGTGTTCAAGGAACCACGTGGTGGACTTTCTGGCCTGGCTGAG AAAATACTGGGAACTGGTTTGAATAAAACGAGACGAAATAGCAACTGGGAGCAGCGGCCTTTAAGCCAGTATCAG ATAGAGTATGCGGCTCTTGATGCTGCTGTTCTCCTCCACATATTTAGGCATGTGGGCAGCCACACCTCGCCCGCAGGTGCCCCTGATGGACACGCCAAGATAGAATGGAAATCGTACATTGTATGGATTCTTGACAATTTCTCTGTACATATATGTGTGCACATGCATATGAGTGTGTTTCTGCCCCTCGTTTGTATATCTATTTGTTGA
- the LOC140880172 gene encoding uncharacterized protein isoform X1 — protein MDGRSLKMQTTISKHAFFDLSHVSPLVFLYLLKGCYAYGTCKATVKFRALQKQVHLVLLNNSQAGPATFIACCICIMPVVDSYRDGFSHLVLSALRHFLKLGYCGDDVQKAKLYAAKLFVGFVGGDIHIDEGILIKVVQIFDLNLIDIEKAIPDIHMKENNKMETGKEVVENYVFRLIECQSYLTAVDLLIQFSIREPGDSLLLKMMKCQQFKAAEKWAAFLGKPTLCLLVQECANQKLGQPAYDVIKKYDLRNEFPELYLQGKESSLKKLAEKGVWEIAEARAKCDGHLLEYLVYLAMEAGYSEKVEELCTRYSLEGFSRFKELEVDAFPSRYLQLHELFIEDVIWVDEVHNLRNATCYFEECKVVGVDCEWKPNYVKGSSQNKVSIMQIASEQKVYIFDLIKLHEDVPTVLDECLSSILQSPSILKLGYNFQCDVKQLAHSYGELTCFKYYDMLLDIQNVFKEPRGGLSGLAEKILGTGLNKTRRNSNWEQRPLSQYQIEYAALDAAVLLHIFRHVGSHTSPAGAPDGHAKIEWKSYIVWILDNFSVHICVHMHMSVFLPLVCISIC, from the exons ATGGATGGAAGATCTCTAAAGATGCAAACCACCATATCTAAGCATGCATTCTTTGATCTCTCTCATGTTTCTCCTTTGGTGTTCTTATATCTTCTTAAAGGATGTTATGCTTATG GAACATGCAAAGCAACTGTGAAGTTCCGTGCTTTACAGAAACAAGTGCACCTAGTTCTGCTCAACAATTCGCAAGCTGGACCAGCTACTTTTATTGCTTGTTGCATCTGCATAATGCCCGTAGTTGACTCATATCGTGATGGCTTCAGTCATTTGGTACTATCTGCACTTCGCCATTTCCTAAAATTGGGATACTGTGGTGACGATGTGCAGAAGGCAAAACTTTATGCCGCCAAATTGTTTGTGGGTTTTGTTGGTGGTGATATTCATATTGATGAAGGGATTCTAATTAAAGTAGTTCaaatttttgatttaaatttaataGATATTGAGAAAGCTATACCTGATATTCATATGaaggaaaataataaaatggAGACGGGAAAAGAAGTCGTTGAGAATTATGTTTTCAGGTTGATAGAGTGTCAATCGTATTTGACTGCTGTTGATCTGTTGATACAATTTTCTATCCGTGAACCTGGAGACTCATTGCTACTAAAAATGATGAAATGTCAACAATTCAAAGCAGCAGAAAAGTGGGCCGCGTTTTTGGGGAAGCCAACATTGTGCTTGCTTGTTCAGGAATGTGCTAACCAGAAGCTCGGGCAACCTGCTTATGATGTTATAAAGAAATATGATTTGCGTAATGAATTCCCAGAATTATATCTTCAGGGGAAAGAAAG CTCGCTGAAGAAGCTAGCAGAAAAAGGCGTCTGGGAGATAGCAGAGGCTAGAGCAAAGTGTGATGGGCATCTTCTTGAGTATTTG GTTTATTTAGCGATGGAAGCTGGCTATTCTGAAAAGGTTGAAGAGCTTTGTACTCGCTATTCGCTCGAAGGATTCTCGAGGTTCAAAG AACTTGAGGTAGATGCTTTCCCAAGCCGCTATTTGCAACTGCATGAATTATTTATTGAGGATGTGATTTGGGTTGATGAAGTCCATAATTTGCGCAATGCAACTTGCTACTTTGAGGAATGCAAAGTTGTTGGTGTTGACTGTGAATGGAAGCCTAATTATGTAAAGGGGAGCAGTCAAAATAAG GTTTCTATCATGCAAATTGCCTCTGAACAAAAGGTTTACATATTTGACCTGATCAAGCTGCACGAAGATGTTCCAACTGTCCTAGATGAGTGCCTTTCCAGTATATTGCAATCTCCAAGCATTTTAAAACTTG GCTACAATTTCCAGTGCGATGTAAAGCAGCTCGCTCATTCTTATGGAGAATTAACTTGTTTCAAGTACTATGATATGCTACTTGATATCCAGAATGTGTTCAAGGAACCACGTGGTGGACTTTCTGGCCTGGCTGAG AAAATACTGGGAACTGGTTTGAATAAAACGAGACGAAATAGCAACTGGGAGCAGCGGCCTTTAAGCCAGTATCAG ATAGAGTATGCGGCTCTTGATGCTGCTGTTCTCCTCCACATATTTAGGCATGTGGGCAGCCACACCTCGCCCGCAGGTGCCCCTGATGGACACGCCAAGATAGAATGGAAATCGTACATTGTATGGATTCTTGACAATTTCTCTGTACATATATGTGTGCACATGCATATGAGTGTGTTTCTGCCCCTCGTTTGTATATCTATTTGTTGA
- the LOC140880172 gene encoding uncharacterized protein isoform X2 yields MDGRSLKMQTTISKHAFFDLSHVSPLVFLYLLKGCYAYGTCKATVKFRALQKQVHLVLLNNSQAGPATFIACCICIMPVVDSYRDGFSHLVLSALRHFLKLGYCGDDVQKAKLYAAKLFVGFVGGDIHIDEGILIKVVQIFDLNLIDIEKAIPDIHMKENNKMETGKEVVENYVFRLIECQSYLTAVDLLIQFSIREPGDSLLLKMMKCQQFKAAEKWAAFLGKPTLCLLVQECANQKLGQPAYDVIKKYDLRNEFPELYLQGKESSLKKLAEKGVWEIAEARAKCDGHLLEYLVYLAMEAGYSEKVEELCTRYSLEGFSRFKELEVDAFPSRYLQLHELFIEDVIWVDEVHNLRNATCYFEECKVVGVDCEWKPNYVKGSSQNKVSIMQIASEQKVYIFDLIKLHEDVPTVLDECLSSILQSPSILKLGYNFQCDVKQLAHSYGELTCFKYYDMLLDIQNVFKEPRGGLSGLAEKILGTGLNKTRRNSNWEQRPLSQYQIEYAALDAAVLLHIFRHVGSHTSPAGAPDGHAKIEWKSYIISHMDSSRAPRKSTGFGEGRSSR; encoded by the exons ATGGATGGAAGATCTCTAAAGATGCAAACCACCATATCTAAGCATGCATTCTTTGATCTCTCTCATGTTTCTCCTTTGGTGTTCTTATATCTTCTTAAAGGATGTTATGCTTATG GAACATGCAAAGCAACTGTGAAGTTCCGTGCTTTACAGAAACAAGTGCACCTAGTTCTGCTCAACAATTCGCAAGCTGGACCAGCTACTTTTATTGCTTGTTGCATCTGCATAATGCCCGTAGTTGACTCATATCGTGATGGCTTCAGTCATTTGGTACTATCTGCACTTCGCCATTTCCTAAAATTGGGATACTGTGGTGACGATGTGCAGAAGGCAAAACTTTATGCCGCCAAATTGTTTGTGGGTTTTGTTGGTGGTGATATTCATATTGATGAAGGGATTCTAATTAAAGTAGTTCaaatttttgatttaaatttaataGATATTGAGAAAGCTATACCTGATATTCATATGaaggaaaataataaaatggAGACGGGAAAAGAAGTCGTTGAGAATTATGTTTTCAGGTTGATAGAGTGTCAATCGTATTTGACTGCTGTTGATCTGTTGATACAATTTTCTATCCGTGAACCTGGAGACTCATTGCTACTAAAAATGATGAAATGTCAACAATTCAAAGCAGCAGAAAAGTGGGCCGCGTTTTTGGGGAAGCCAACATTGTGCTTGCTTGTTCAGGAATGTGCTAACCAGAAGCTCGGGCAACCTGCTTATGATGTTATAAAGAAATATGATTTGCGTAATGAATTCCCAGAATTATATCTTCAGGGGAAAGAAAG CTCGCTGAAGAAGCTAGCAGAAAAAGGCGTCTGGGAGATAGCAGAGGCTAGAGCAAAGTGTGATGGGCATCTTCTTGAGTATTTG GTTTATTTAGCGATGGAAGCTGGCTATTCTGAAAAGGTTGAAGAGCTTTGTACTCGCTATTCGCTCGAAGGATTCTCGAGGTTCAAAG AACTTGAGGTAGATGCTTTCCCAAGCCGCTATTTGCAACTGCATGAATTATTTATTGAGGATGTGATTTGGGTTGATGAAGTCCATAATTTGCGCAATGCAACTTGCTACTTTGAGGAATGCAAAGTTGTTGGTGTTGACTGTGAATGGAAGCCTAATTATGTAAAGGGGAGCAGTCAAAATAAG GTTTCTATCATGCAAATTGCCTCTGAACAAAAGGTTTACATATTTGACCTGATCAAGCTGCACGAAGATGTTCCAACTGTCCTAGATGAGTGCCTTTCCAGTATATTGCAATCTCCAAGCATTTTAAAACTTG GCTACAATTTCCAGTGCGATGTAAAGCAGCTCGCTCATTCTTATGGAGAATTAACTTGTTTCAAGTACTATGATATGCTACTTGATATCCAGAATGTGTTCAAGGAACCACGTGGTGGACTTTCTGGCCTGGCTGAG AAAATACTGGGAACTGGTTTGAATAAAACGAGACGAAATAGCAACTGGGAGCAGCGGCCTTTAAGCCAGTATCAG ATAGAGTATGCGGCTCTTGATGCTGCTGTTCTCCTCCACATATTTAGGCATGTGGGCAGCCACACCTCGCCCGCAGGTGCCCCTGATGGACACGCCAAGATAGAATGGAAATCGTACATT